A stretch of Amblyraja radiata isolate CabotCenter1 unplaced genomic scaffold, sAmbRad1.1.pri S69, whole genome shotgun sequence DNA encodes these proteins:
- the LOC116969527 gene encoding probable N-acetyltransferase CML1: MSPLTCLTHTPPLPLVEAPPPPHSGSLDHGSRLQGRRGSPLHSAPVPGRRLAGGLQDILGGSAGPAFRRALLSPSAPCLLLAAGVAVYGAGWQLAWVALTVAALLALLYLACRQIYAEYVKQQLEADMADIERAYVGKPGAGFWTVEEEGGGGGLRGVVAAQEAEAQPGCCQLLRLSIDRRCRGRGLGLGRRLTRRVLEFARDSGYRECVLNTSTAQQPAIRLYLAQGFRVTKDAEPIPGLALLSWVTNIYVCELRLGLLCADLSWDQHLDVMTKNVSKHLNVLG; this comes from the exons ATGTCACCGCTGACGTGCTTAACCCAC acccctccccttcctctggtCGAAGCTCCTCCTCCACCCCACAGCGGCTCCCTGGACCATGGCAGCCGCCTACAAGGCCGGAGGGGGTCCCCGCTTCACAGTGCGCCCGTTCCGGGCCGGCGACTCGCCGGAGGCCTGCAGGATATTCTCGGAGGGTCAGCTGGACCAGCCTTCCGCCGGGCCCTGCTGTCGCCCTCCGCGCCATGTCTCCTCCTGGCTGCCGGGGTCGCCGTCTACGGAGCCGGCTGGCAGCTGGCCTGGGTCGCTCTGACCGTCGCCGCGCTGCTAGCCCTGCTCTACCTGGCCTGCCGCCAGATATACGCCGAGTACGTTAAGCAGCAGTTGGAGGCGGACATGGCGGACATTGAGAGGGCGTACGTGGGGAAGCCGGGGGCGGGGTTCTGGAcggtggaggaagaggggggaggcggTGGGCTGCGGGGGGTGGTGGCGGCGCAGGAAGCCGAGGCACAGCCGGGCTGCTGCCAGCTCCTCCGCCTCTCGATCGATCGGCGATGCCGGGGCcggggcctgggcctgggccGCAGACTGACCCGCCGGGTGCTGGAGTTCGCCCGGGACAGTGGCTACCGAGAGTGTGTCCTGAACACCTCCACGGCCCAGCAGCCCGCCATCCGGCTCTATCTAGCCCAGGGCTTTCGGGTGACCAAGGACGCCGAGCCCATACCCGGACTGGCCCTGCTCTCCTGGGTCACCAACATCTATGTGTGCGAGCTGAGGCTTGGGCTTTTGTGCGCCG atctgtcctgggaccAGCACCTTGATGTAATGACAAAGAACGTCTCTAAACACCTCAATGTCTTGGgatga